In Vidua chalybeata isolate OUT-0048 chromosome 5, bVidCha1 merged haplotype, whole genome shotgun sequence, one genomic interval encodes:
- the LOC128788385 gene encoding interleukin-2 receptor subunit alpha-like isoform X1, whose amino-acid sequence MWTSPMELKWLLMWLLFGFIKGNRPGVCPRLSPTEFADVTAEMYPPQTKLYYECDPDYVRKASAYLGIQCKIEQQGAVWKYQPFKCFDKKDLSSTDPMMELELTQKPEREPKSPAPQKQEDLSESKQKDFCGPPKTVPHASIRLPQQHYVGQVLHFKCQTGYDKRPPTFGSRTCKEVNGKTFWTPLDMRCTNDSSQWPPQTIGPGLTRLSSFLSSSGTLPVTGFTAMWFVLLIIPTAFV is encoded by the exons ATGTGGACCAGTCCCATGGAGCTCAAGTGGCTTTTGATGTGGCTCTTGTTTGGATTCATCAAGGGGAACAGGCCAG GTGTATGCCCACGTCTTTCACCGACTGAATTTGCTGATGTTACTGCTGAGATGTATCCACCACAGACCAAACTGTACTATGAGTGTGACCCTGACTATGTCAGAAAGGCTAGTGCATACCTAGGAATTCAGTGTAAGATTGAACAGCAGGGTGCTGTTTGGAAATACCAACCATTTAAATGCTTTG ATAAGAAAGATTTGTCCTCAACGGATCCCATGATGGAGTTAGAACTTACACAGAAACCAGAAAGAGAACCAAAGAGCCCTGCACCCCAGAAGCAAGAAGACCTTTCAGAGTCCAAACAAAAAG ATTTCTGTGGTCCTCCCAAGACTGTTCCACATGCCTCCATAAGGCTGCCCCAACAGCATTACGTGGGACAAGTCTTACATTTCAAATGCCAGACAGGTTATGATAAGAGACCCCCCACCTTTGGCAGCAGGACGTGCAAGGAGGTGAATGGCAAAACCTTCTGGACCCCCCTTGATATGAGATGCACCAATGACAGCAGCCAGTGGCCACCACAGACCATTGGGCCAG GTTTGACTCGTCtgtcctctttcctttcctcatcGGGGACACTGCCAGTTACAG GTTTTACAGCTATGTGGTTTGTTCTGCTTATCATTCCCACTGCCTTTGTGTGA
- the LOC128788385 gene encoding interleukin-2 receptor subunit alpha-like isoform X2, whose protein sequence is MYPPQTKLYYECDPDYVRKASAYLGIQCKIEQQGAVWKYQPFKCFDKKDLSSTDPMMELELTQKPEREPKSPAPQKQEDLSESKQKDFCGPPKTVPHASIRLPQQHYVGQVLHFKCQTGYDKRPPTFGSRTCKEVNGKTFWTPLDMRCTNDSSQWPPQTIGPGLTRLSSFLSSSGTLPVTGFTAMWFVLLIIPTAFV, encoded by the exons ATGTATCCACCACAGACCAAACTGTACTATGAGTGTGACCCTGACTATGTCAGAAAGGCTAGTGCATACCTAGGAATTCAGTGTAAGATTGAACAGCAGGGTGCTGTTTGGAAATACCAACCATTTAAATGCTTTG ATAAGAAAGATTTGTCCTCAACGGATCCCATGATGGAGTTAGAACTTACACAGAAACCAGAAAGAGAACCAAAGAGCCCTGCACCCCAGAAGCAAGAAGACCTTTCAGAGTCCAAACAAAAAG ATTTCTGTGGTCCTCCCAAGACTGTTCCACATGCCTCCATAAGGCTGCCCCAACAGCATTACGTGGGACAAGTCTTACATTTCAAATGCCAGACAGGTTATGATAAGAGACCCCCCACCTTTGGCAGCAGGACGTGCAAGGAGGTGAATGGCAAAACCTTCTGGACCCCCCTTGATATGAGATGCACCAATGACAGCAGCCAGTGGCCACCACAGACCATTGGGCCAG GTTTGACTCGTCtgtcctctttcctttcctcatcGGGGACACTGCCAGTTACAG GTTTTACAGCTATGTGGTTTGTTCTGCTTATCATTCCCACTGCCTTTGTGTGA